A region from the Bacteroidota bacterium genome encodes:
- a CDS encoding WbqC family protein codes for MKTDIVRIAIRPPEYLPRLHFIALMQSVDVLVLADTFQYSRQSFQNRTRVRTPQGTHWISIPLLGRQHGRPCIQTVIDSSIHWRSKHLRSISFNYSQTPYFGFIADGLQTLYQSEQAYLADVTCQSVEMMQQMYQVGCTVVRASALAGCPASLQGILELMPAKTLVVPADDLHQAEAAPIPVEVLHLDETAYRQQFEGFYPGTSALDLLCNYGPEAPGMVRDSLKIVQ; via the coding sequence ATGAAGACTGATATTGTACGGATCGCCATTCGGCCCCCGGAATATCTGCCGCGTTTGCACTTTATAGCGCTAATGCAATCGGTGGATGTTTTGGTACTGGCTGATACGTTTCAATATAGCCGGCAGTCTTTCCAAAACCGGACCCGTGTGCGTACACCCCAGGGGACACACTGGATTTCCATTCCGCTTCTGGGTCGACAACATGGCCGTCCTTGTATTCAGACGGTAATTGACAGCAGCATTCACTGGCGATCAAAACATTTACGCTCAATTAGTTTCAACTACAGCCAAACTCCTTATTTCGGATTTATCGCCGATGGCCTGCAAACGCTGTATCAGTCGGAGCAGGCGTACCTGGCAGACGTTACGTGCCAATCAGTTGAGATGATGCAGCAAATGTACCAGGTAGGCTGTACGGTGGTTCGTGCCTCTGCTTTGGCGGGTTGCCCTGCTTCGCTTCAGGGAATACTTGAGCTGATGCCGGCTAAAACACTGGTTGTGCCGGCTGATGACCTGCATCAGGCGGAAGCTGCACCCATTCCAGTTGAGGTGCTTCATCTTGACGAAACGGCTTATCGTCAGCAATTTGAAGGTTTTTACCCGGGCACTTCAGCGCTAGACTTGCTATGCAACTATGGCCCGGAAGCACCGGGCATGGTGCGTGATAGCCTGAAAATTGTCCAGTAA
- a CDS encoding sugar phosphate isomerase/epimerase family protein: MQRRTFLKRTGGALIATPWIWSKAAQPVAAQGRHVFKKAVKFGMIQEEMTVLEKFNLLRSLGFDGVELDSPSNLDEQEVIDARKASGLPIHGVVDSVHWKQTLSHPDPAVRDEGRAGLEHALRQAKAYGASTVLLVPAVVNKEVSYADAYTRSQHEIRKVLPLAREVGVKIALENVWNHFLLSPLEFARYIDEFESPWIGAYFDVGNIVNYGWPEQWIRTLGSRILKLDIKEFSRQKRDDEGLWKGFAAPLGEGDCDWPAVRKALADIGYTGWATAEIRGGDRARLTEIIQRMNNILPE; this comes from the coding sequence ATGCAACGCAGAACCTTCCTCAAACGCACCGGTGGTGCACTCATCGCTACCCCCTGGATCTGGTCGAAAGCGGCGCAGCCTGTAGCGGCACAGGGCCGGCATGTCTTCAAAAAGGCTGTCAAATTTGGTATGATCCAGGAAGAAATGACGGTACTGGAGAAGTTCAACCTCCTCCGTTCGCTTGGATTTGACGGTGTGGAACTGGATAGCCCCAGCAACCTGGATGAACAGGAAGTGATCGATGCACGAAAGGCATCAGGCCTGCCTATTCATGGCGTGGTTGATTCTGTACACTGGAAGCAAACCCTTTCCCACCCTGACCCGGCTGTACGCGACGAAGGCCGGGCCGGCCTGGAGCACGCTCTGCGCCAGGCAAAAGCCTATGGCGCATCAACGGTCTTGCTGGTGCCGGCTGTGGTAAACAAAGAAGTGTCTTATGCTGACGCGTATACACGGTCACAGCATGAGATTAGAAAAGTACTGCCGCTTGCCCGGGAGGTGGGTGTCAAAATTGCACTTGAAAACGTGTGGAATCACTTTCTGCTGAGCCCGCTCGAATTTGCCCGGTATATCGACGAATTTGAAAGCCCATGGATTGGTGCCTATTTCGATGTGGGCAACATCGTGAACTATGGCTGGCCCGAGCAATGGATCCGCACGTTGGGCTCCCGAATTCTCAAGCTGGACATTAAAGAGTTCAGCCGGCAAAAACGCGATGACGAAGGGCTTTGGAAAGGATTTGCCGCACCGCTCGGTGAAGGTGACTGCGACTGGCCCGCCGTGCGCAAAGCCCTGGCAGACATTGGCTACACCGGCTGGGCTACAGCCGAAATAAGGGGAGGCGATCGCGCACGGCTGACAGAAATTATTCAACGCATGAACAACATATTGCCAGAATAA
- a CDS encoding Gfo/Idh/MocA family oxidoreductase, with product MRNSKISQPVSRRDFLKTTATATGLSMSPLIQSENFAYGAGSDTIKVGLVGSGGRGTGAARDCAVSADGVEIVAMADLFRDRLEARREPLKEAIGDKYKVTDNRCYSGFDAYKELIDSDVDLVILATPPGFRPQHFKYAVEAGKHVFMEKPASVDPTGARSIIETGDLAAEKGLAVVAGTLYRRQDSFVEGVKRIHAGRIGDIVSASEYYLTGPIWLRPRKPGMSDMEWQCRNWYYFTWLSGDQIVEQFVHNLDVINWVMQGPPVSCIGSGGRTQRVDPNYGHIYDNFSIEYVYENGVRVTAMCRQMENCYSRVSNRIIGTKGIADLNPDHSIITTHKGKVEFEFPEKGNNGYIQEHTDLINSIRENKPLNEARQIAYSTLTAVMGREACYTGQEITWDQIMGSTQNLVPDDFAFSSMQSHSVAVPGVTQMDRNYASL from the coding sequence GTGCGAAACAGCAAGATCAGCCAACCCGTCTCTCGCCGTGATTTTCTAAAAACTACAGCCACAGCAACCGGCCTGTCGATGTCACCATTGATCCAATCAGAGAACTTTGCTTACGGCGCCGGCTCTGACACCATCAAGGTTGGCCTTGTTGGTAGTGGTGGGCGTGGTACGGGTGCGGCACGCGATTGCGCCGTTTCTGCAGACGGCGTTGAAATTGTGGCCATGGCCGACCTGTTTCGAGACCGCCTCGAAGCCCGGCGTGAGCCGCTGAAGGAGGCGATCGGTGACAAATACAAAGTTACCGACAACCGATGTTACAGCGGTTTTGATGCCTACAAAGAGTTAATTGACAGCGATGTCGACCTGGTAATTCTGGCCACGCCACCGGGCTTCCGCCCCCAGCACTTCAAATATGCCGTTGAGGCCGGCAAACATGTGTTTATGGAAAAGCCGGCCAGCGTTGACCCTACCGGCGCGCGTTCCATTATCGAAACCGGTGACCTTGCGGCCGAGAAAGGCCTGGCTGTCGTTGCCGGTACGCTGTACCGCAGGCAAGACAGCTTTGTCGAAGGTGTCAAACGGATTCACGCCGGCAGAATCGGCGACATTGTGTCTGCAAGCGAATACTATCTGACGGGCCCCATCTGGCTTCGCCCCCGCAAACCGGGTATGTCCGATATGGAATGGCAGTGCCGCAACTGGTATTACTTCACATGGTTATCAGGCGACCAGATTGTTGAGCAGTTTGTGCACAACCTCGATGTAATCAACTGGGTAATGCAGGGCCCACCGGTAAGCTGTATCGGATCAGGCGGACGCACGCAACGGGTTGACCCCAACTACGGGCATATCTACGACAACTTCAGTATCGAGTATGTCTACGAAAATGGCGTCAGGGTCACGGCCATGTGCCGTCAAATGGAAAACTGCTATTCACGCGTTTCCAATCGCATTATCGGCACAAAAGGTATCGCTGACTTGAACCCGGACCACTCCATCATTACAACACACAAAGGCAAAGTTGAGTTTGAGTTTCCGGAAAAAGGCAACAACGGCTACATCCAGGAGCACACGGACCTCATCAACAGCATCCGCGAGAACAAACCACTCAACGAAGCTCGCCAAATTGCTTATAGCACCCTCACTGCCGTCATGGGCCGTGAAGCCTGTTATACCGGACAGGAAATCACCTGGGATCAGATTATGGGTTCCACCCAGAACCTCGTGCCGGACGACTTTGCGTTTTCATCCATGCAATCTCACAGCGTTGCAGTGCCGGGTGTGACCCAAATGGACCGTAACTACGCATCCCTCTAA
- a CDS encoding aminotransferase class V-fold PLP-dependent enzyme, which translates to MSSYTTDFGPFDGHTWLNCAHQGPIPRVAAAAAEEAIRWKRQPFELTVERFSGVPAQLKRQLSQLIRAKEEEVILANSASYGLHLLANGLPLKAGDEILLTAGDFPSVIMPWLGLQKKGIHIRFIEPRNQVLTPEELAAAISPKTRLFCATWVHSFSGRAIDLNAMGELCRQHGVLFIANTTQAVGTRLLHVDTTPVDAITNVGFKWLCGPYGTGFCWIRASVLATMEYNQAYWLSLQTSEDLGKAKQVIRLPDSPPTSKRYDTFGTANFFNYVPWSSSLGYLLDVGVETIARHNQTLVQHLIDNLNCDKYNLLSPDAGSARSTLTLITHKDPSRNQNIYDGLKAKNIHLAFRRGNLRIAPHLYNTTDDIGTLLGLLDKLG; encoded by the coding sequence ATGTCATCTTACACAACAGATTTTGGTCCGTTTGACGGACACACGTGGCTGAACTGCGCGCACCAGGGGCCCATCCCCCGCGTAGCTGCTGCAGCCGCAGAAGAGGCAATTCGCTGGAAACGACAACCGTTTGAATTGACGGTTGAGCGGTTTTCCGGCGTACCGGCCCAACTCAAACGTCAACTGAGCCAGCTTATTCGTGCAAAGGAAGAAGAAGTAATTTTGGCCAACAGCGCTTCCTACGGCTTACATCTGCTGGCAAATGGCTTGCCCCTCAAAGCCGGCGATGAAATCCTGCTTACCGCCGGCGACTTCCCGTCTGTTATTATGCCCTGGCTGGGCCTCCAGAAAAAAGGCATTCACATACGTTTTATTGAGCCGCGCAACCAGGTACTCACCCCAGAAGAGCTTGCAGCAGCCATTTCCCCAAAAACCCGTCTTTTCTGTGCCACCTGGGTGCATTCTTTTTCAGGCCGCGCGATTGACCTCAATGCCATGGGTGAATTGTGCCGGCAACACGGCGTGCTGTTTATCGCAAACACAACACAAGCTGTGGGTACACGCCTGCTACACGTTGATACGACCCCGGTAGATGCCATCACCAACGTGGGGTTCAAATGGCTATGCGGACCTTATGGTACAGGATTCTGCTGGATACGCGCGTCGGTTCTTGCAACCATGGAATACAACCAAGCCTACTGGCTGTCGCTGCAAACATCGGAAGACCTAGGCAAGGCAAAACAAGTTATCCGGTTACCAGATAGCCCCCCAACGAGCAAGCGATACGATACATTTGGTACAGCCAACTTTTTCAACTACGTCCCCTGGTCGTCGTCTTTGGGCTATTTGCTAGACGTTGGGGTGGAAACCATTGCCCGGCATAACCAGACACTTGTGCAACATCTTATCGACAATTTAAATTGTGACAAATACAATTTGCTTAGCCCCGATGCCGGCTCGGCAAGGTCTACCCTGACCCTGATTACCCATAAAGACCCGTCTCGCAACCAGAATATTTATGATGGATTGAAGGCCAAAAACATCCATTTAGCGTTCAGAAGAGGCAATTTGCGTATAGCGCCCCACCTTTACAACACAACGGATGATATAGGCACACTGCTGGGCCTGCTCGATAAACTGGGATAG